A window of Rubricoccus marinus contains these coding sequences:
- a CDS encoding class I SAM-dependent methyltransferase, which translates to MDYDPVKDRLGAFFWKTPTRTKAFFRTLDAVFLRSWYVRRALREIIGASDRQRPFRVLDAGTGFGQYAYWLVKTFPHVEVLAVDVKQDYLDRARAFLDTTPYASRVTFEQRDLTEPMAEEDAFDLCLSVDVMEHIEDDRAVFRNFHRVLASGGHVIVNTPSDQGGSGVTEEGDESWIGEHVRDGYNAGELREKLETAGLEHVRTEYGYGPWGTVGWRLLVKWPIAALNTTWAAAPLLAPYYALAGPAGLALNRADLARDNASGTGLTVVSRKP; encoded by the coding sequence ATGGACTACGATCCCGTCAAAGACCGCCTCGGCGCCTTCTTCTGGAAGACCCCGACCCGCACCAAAGCGTTCTTCCGCACGCTCGACGCCGTTTTCCTGCGCTCGTGGTACGTCCGCCGCGCCCTTCGCGAGATCATCGGCGCGAGCGACCGCCAGAGGCCCTTCCGCGTGCTCGACGCCGGGACCGGGTTCGGGCAGTACGCCTACTGGCTCGTCAAGACGTTCCCGCACGTGGAGGTGCTGGCCGTGGACGTCAAGCAGGACTACCTGGACCGCGCCCGCGCGTTTCTGGACACCACGCCGTACGCCAGCCGCGTAACGTTCGAGCAGCGCGACCTGACCGAGCCGATGGCCGAGGAGGACGCCTTCGACCTCTGCCTGAGCGTCGACGTGATGGAGCACATCGAGGACGACCGCGCCGTGTTCCGCAACTTCCATCGTGTGCTGGCCTCTGGCGGCCACGTGATCGTCAACACGCCGAGCGATCAGGGCGGCAGCGGCGTGACCGAAGAGGGGGACGAGAGCTGGATCGGCGAGCACGTGCGCGACGGCTACAACGCGGGCGAACTGCGCGAAAAGCTGGAGACCGCCGGCCTGGAGCACGTCCGCACGGAGTACGGCTACGGCCCGTGGGGCACGGTGGGGTGGCGGCTGCTGGTCAAGTGGCCCATCGCGGCGCTCAACACGACGTGGGCGGCGGCGCCCCTGCTCGCGCCTTACTACGCGCTCGCCGGCCCCGCCGGCCTCGCGCTCAACCGCGCCGACCTCGCGCGCGACAACGCCAGCGGCACGGGCCTCACCGTCGTCTCGCGGAAGCCGTAG
- a CDS encoding PEGA domain-containing protein produces MTRRSTALTLLVLFAAPFVAGCGSIIHGTRQEIILNSTPEGAQILENGQPIGTTPTTLRFRRGDDHLLTFRLDGYQDVRVTLDKELDATSMVLNLLFGGLIGFVVDFSNGAAYELDPDIVDVVMQREGMSAVEAREGEVNVVFFTTDQVAEAMAAQAAAE; encoded by the coding sequence ATGACGCGTCGCTCTACTGCCCTCACGCTCCTGGTTCTGTTCGCCGCCCCGTTCGTCGCGGGCTGCGGGTCCATCATCCACGGCACCCGCCAGGAGATCATCTTGAACTCGACGCCAGAGGGCGCGCAGATCCTAGAGAACGGCCAGCCCATCGGCACCACGCCGACCACGCTCCGCTTTAGGCGCGGCGACGATCACCTCCTCACGTTCCGCCTCGATGGCTACCAAGACGTGCGCGTCACGCTCGACAAAGAGCTGGACGCCACCTCCATGGTGCTCAACCTCCTCTTCGGTGGCCTCATCGGCTTCGTGGTGGACTTCTCCAACGGCGCCGCCTACGAGCTCGACCCGGACATCGTGGACGTGGTGATGCAGCGCGAAGGCATGAGCGCCGTCGAGGCCCGCGAGGGCGAGGTCAACGTCGTGTTCTTCACCACCGACCAGGTGGCCGAGGCGATGGCTGCCCAGGCCGCCGCCGAGTAG
- a CDS encoding CTP synthase — MPAAAPSAPVKFIFVTGGVTSSLGKGIVSASLGRLLEAHGLRVTVQKFDPYINVDAGTMNPYEHGEVYVTDDGAETDLDLGHYERFLGVPMSQANNVTTGRIYSEVIAKERRGQYLGKTVQVVPHVIDEIKSWMRKLSETGDYDVILMEVGGTAGDIESLPYLEAIRQIGLEHGRANAALVHLTLVPYLAAAGELKTKPTQHSVKTLQSYGLQPDVLVCRTEHPLPDDVRRKIALFCNVQKEAVIESRDAESIYEVPMLLREQAFDRVILDRLQLPASDDADAGMAAWIDSVRRLKNPESKVTIALVGKYVEHQDAYKSISESFLLAGAAAGVQVEVKSVLSDDLTDANVAERLDGASGVLVAPGFGDRGISGKIEAVRWARESGVPFLGICLGMQVACIEYARNVCGKEGAHSTEFEPDAPFPIISLMAEQKDVTEKGGTMRLGEWPCAIVRDTIADDVYDAEIIHERHRHRYEVNNDLRYALREGGLTFSGVNPEKDLVEIIELPRPSAQTDAARRASGDGADDGGARGATHPWFVGVQFHPEYRSTVQEPHPLFVHFIMAAARHAEAGGGLDEPKAPSKTRKVRRASARVLAQK; from the coding sequence ATGCCTGCCGCAGCCCCCTCCGCCCCCGTCAAGTTCATCTTCGTGACCGGCGGCGTGACCTCCTCCCTGGGCAAGGGGATCGTCTCGGCCAGCCTCGGGCGGCTCCTGGAAGCGCACGGCTTGCGCGTGACGGTCCAGAAATTCGACCCGTACATCAACGTGGACGCGGGGACGATGAACCCGTACGAGCACGGCGAGGTGTACGTCACCGACGACGGCGCCGAGACGGACCTCGACCTCGGCCACTACGAGCGCTTTCTCGGCGTGCCGATGTCGCAGGCTAACAACGTGACCACCGGGCGCATCTACAGCGAGGTGATCGCGAAGGAGCGCCGCGGGCAGTACCTCGGCAAAACGGTCCAGGTGGTCCCGCACGTGATCGACGAGATCAAGTCGTGGATGCGGAAGCTCTCCGAGACCGGCGACTACGACGTGATCCTCATGGAGGTCGGCGGGACGGCGGGCGATATCGAGAGCCTACCGTACCTGGAAGCCATCCGCCAGATCGGGCTGGAGCACGGCCGCGCAAACGCGGCGCTCGTCCATCTCACGCTCGTCCCCTACCTCGCGGCCGCTGGCGAGCTCAAGACCAAGCCCACGCAGCACTCCGTCAAGACGCTCCAGAGCTACGGGCTCCAGCCGGACGTTCTCGTGTGCCGGACGGAGCACCCGCTGCCGGATGACGTGCGGCGCAAGATCGCGCTGTTCTGCAACGTGCAGAAAGAGGCCGTGATCGAGAGCCGCGACGCGGAAAGCATCTACGAGGTGCCGATGCTGCTCCGCGAGCAGGCCTTCGACCGCGTCATCCTGGACCGCCTCCAACTCCCCGCCAGCGACGACGCCGACGCCGGGATGGCGGCCTGGATTGACTCGGTCCGACGCCTCAAAAACCCTGAGAGCAAGGTCACCATCGCGCTCGTGGGCAAGTACGTGGAGCACCAGGACGCCTACAAATCCATCTCCGAGAGCTTCCTTCTCGCCGGCGCCGCCGCTGGCGTGCAGGTGGAAGTCAAGAGCGTGCTCTCCGATGACCTCACCGATGCGAACGTGGCCGAGCGGCTCGATGGCGCCTCTGGCGTGCTCGTCGCCCCCGGGTTCGGTGACCGCGGCATCAGCGGCAAGATCGAAGCCGTGCGGTGGGCGCGAGAAAGCGGCGTGCCGTTCCTGGGCATCTGCCTCGGGATGCAGGTGGCCTGCATCGAGTACGCTCGCAACGTGTGCGGCAAGGAAGGCGCGCACTCCACCGAGTTCGAACCCGACGCGCCGTTCCCCATCATCTCGCTCATGGCCGAGCAAAAGGACGTGACCGAAAAGGGCGGCACGATGCGCCTCGGCGAGTGGCCTTGCGCCATCGTGCGCGACACGATCGCGGACGACGTGTACGATGCCGAGATCATCCACGAGCGCCACCGCCACCGCTACGAGGTCAACAACGACCTCCGCTACGCGCTCCGCGAGGGCGGCCTCACGTTCTCGGGCGTGAACCCGGAGAAGGACCTCGTCGAGATCATCGAACTACCGCGCCCCTCGGCGCAAACGGACGCGGCCCGCCGGGCCTCTGGCGACGGCGCGGACGACGGAGGCGCCAGAGGCGCCACGCACCCGTGGTTCGTGGGCGTGCAGTTCCACCCCGAGTACCGGAGCACGGTCCAGGAGCCGCACCCGCTGTTCGTGCACTTCATCATGGCTGCCGCGCGCCACGCCGAGGCCGGCGGCGGGCTTGACGAGCCCAAAGCGCCGAGCAAAACGCGAAAGGTGCGCCGCGCGAGCGCCCGCGTCCTCGCGCAGAAGTGA
- a CDS encoding NUDIX domain-containing protein has translation MSASTDESSPEASGESENPSGTNGEAMAHYGGRVRVRVGALIPDAARQRLLLVQHEALWDDDDQPFWTPPGGGVEFGEALAEAARREVQEETGLDVRVGALRYTLDFVRPPLHAVSFYFECALTPEAAARIEAGEDAVLGSDPELDTQLLRDVQWIALDDLSDLRVYPEPFRQRLAADLRAGFPEGTLYLGSFD, from the coding sequence GTGAGCGCGTCCACAGACGAGTCCTCGCCAGAGGCCTCTGGCGAGTCTGAAAACCCGTCCGGCACGAACGGGGAAGCGATGGCCCACTACGGTGGCCGCGTCCGCGTGCGCGTCGGCGCGCTGATCCCGGACGCGGCGCGCCAGAGGCTCTTGCTGGTTCAGCACGAGGCGCTGTGGGACGACGATGACCAGCCGTTCTGGACGCCCCCGGGCGGCGGCGTCGAGTTCGGCGAGGCGCTGGCGGAGGCCGCGCGCCGCGAGGTACAGGAGGAGACGGGATTGGACGTGCGCGTAGGCGCGCTGCGCTACACGCTGGATTTCGTGCGCCCGCCGCTCCACGCCGTCTCGTTCTACTTCGAGTGCGCGCTCACGCCAGAGGCCGCCGCGCGGATCGAGGCGGGCGAGGACGCCGTGCTGGGCTCGGACCCGGAACTGGACACCCAATTGCTGCGCGACGTGCAGTGGATCGCGCTGGACGACCTCTCCGACCTCCGCGTGTACCCCGAACCGTTCCGGCAGCGGCTCGCCGCAGACCTCCGCGCGGGATTCCCCGAAGGAACGCTCTACCTCGGCTCGTTCGACTGA
- a CDS encoding GNAT family N-acetyltransferase, with the protein MAETSLAMHPPLAILPVTDAALWEAARALRHRVFVEEQACPPEEEWDAYDWPTDQGRTCRHLLGFEGERPAAVCRWRPVEAAGETWAKLERFAVAPEARGHGYGRAMVEAALADARREGHTRFMLYAQDHLRGFYGTWGFQASGDVFWDVGIPHVKMTLEG; encoded by the coding sequence GTGGCCGAGACCTCCCTCGCGATGCATCCGCCTCTGGCGATCCTGCCCGTGACCGACGCCGCGCTCTGGGAGGCCGCGCGCGCGTTGCGCCACCGCGTGTTCGTGGAGGAGCAGGCGTGCCCGCCCGAGGAAGAGTGGGACGCGTATGACTGGCCCACGGATCAGGGACGCACGTGCCGCCACCTGCTCGGCTTCGAGGGCGAGCGGCCCGCCGCCGTCTGCCGCTGGCGGCCCGTCGAGGCCGCGGGTGAGACGTGGGCCAAGCTGGAGCGCTTCGCCGTCGCGCCAGAGGCCCGCGGCCACGGCTACGGGCGCGCGATGGTAGAGGCCGCGCTGGCGGACGCCCGGCGCGAAGGCCACACACGCTTCATGCTCTACGCGCAGGACCACCTCCGTGGCTTTTACGGCACGTGGGGCTTCCAGGCCTCTGGCGACGTGTTCTGGGACGTCGGCATCCCGCACGTGAAGATGACGTTGGAGGGCTGA
- a CDS encoding TonB-dependent receptor has protein sequence MTRLLLLTLLLASGASAQTGRVEGTVRDAASGQPLAGANVVLDGTSRGAASDASGAFVISDVASGEVVLVATRVGYTALRQRLTVRAGEAVRVTLALNEAALDAGEVVVRARESLTGLGVRDVAGSAHVIGPEALARRSDSDLHRVLNAVPGVQVQEEDGYGLRINVGLRGTGASRSSRVTLMEDGVLAAPAPYAAPAAYVSPHVARMDGVEVRKGAAQVRYGPYTTGGAINFLPAAIPTAPEARASAFGLGDRETLHLRAGTAGPLAGGLRGGIVLEGLVDQADGFKELRGPESLGGASGAGFGAVLDDDTGFRTSDFVARAQVATTNAPVYQSLTLSLLRADEDSRETYLGLTAADFDAAPLARYAGSREDEMDAAQQSARLRHVAVFSPRVDLTTTLYRTGTRRNWYKLDKVDGGVSPEASAAGIGSILASPEDYAAELAALRGAPLAQDARLYVKANNRRYYSQGVQSVLGLRVAPQALVEIGARLHADAEDRFQWVDGYSVAGGALTLETPGTPGTDANRIERARAAAGFVQAEIGLGRLTLTPGARIEHVRLSRDDFGGADVDRTGADLRQREDVVTALVPGLAAQVRATDALTLFAGAHRGFAPPDSRPESEPESSLNLEAGAQFARGAVDLGATVYRNAYANLLGSDALASGGTGSGELFNGGEVDAWGVETTLGTDAARALGLGGWALPLRVAYTYTEARFATSFESEFEGWGDVETGDALPYLAPHRLFVELAAERGPLAASVALTSSSAMRATAGQGDIPAEERIGGATVVDASLEWSAFRTRSGRELSLFARGQNLTDAVYVAARRPAGLRPGLPRTFGIGIRGQF, from the coding sequence ATGACTCGACTCCTTCTCCTCACCCTCCTCCTCGCCTCTGGCGCCTCGGCCCAGACGGGCCGCGTCGAAGGCACCGTCCGCGACGCCGCCAGCGGCCAGCCTCTGGCGGGCGCCAACGTCGTCCTGGACGGCACGTCGCGCGGCGCGGCATCGGACGCCAGCGGCGCGTTCGTGATCTCGGACGTCGCCTCTGGCGAGGTCGTCCTCGTGGCGACGCGCGTCGGCTACACGGCCCTGCGCCAGAGGCTGACCGTGCGGGCCGGCGAGGCGGTGCGCGTAACGCTCGCGCTGAACGAGGCCGCGCTGGACGCGGGCGAGGTCGTCGTCCGGGCGCGCGAGTCGCTGACGGGTCTCGGCGTGCGCGACGTAGCGGGATCGGCGCACGTGATCGGGCCGGAGGCTCTCGCGCGGCGTTCGGATAGCGACCTGCACCGCGTCCTGAACGCCGTTCCGGGCGTGCAGGTGCAAGAGGAGGACGGCTACGGCCTCCGCATTAACGTCGGCCTGCGGGGAACGGGCGCCTCGCGCTCCAGCCGCGTGACGCTCATGGAAGACGGCGTGCTCGCCGCGCCCGCGCCGTACGCCGCGCCCGCCGCCTACGTCTCGCCGCACGTCGCGCGCATGGACGGCGTCGAAGTGCGCAAGGGAGCCGCCCAGGTCCGCTACGGCCCGTACACGACGGGTGGCGCCATCAACTTCCTCCCCGCCGCGATTCCCACGGCGCCAGAGGCTCGCGCGAGCGCATTCGGCCTCGGCGACCGCGAGACGCTGCACCTCCGCGCGGGCACGGCCGGGCCTCTGGCGGGCGGCCTGCGCGGCGGGATCGTGCTCGAAGGGCTCGTGGACCAGGCCGACGGCTTTAAAGAGCTTCGCGGGCCTGAATCGCTTGGCGGAGCCTCTGGCGCCGGCTTCGGCGCCGTCCTGGACGACGACACCGGCTTCCGCACGTCGGACTTCGTGGCGCGCGCGCAGGTGGCTACGACGAACGCGCCGGTTTACCAGTCGCTCACGCTCTCGCTGCTTCGCGCCGACGAGGACTCGCGCGAGACCTACCTCGGCCTCACCGCCGCCGACTTCGACGCCGCGCCTCTGGCGCGGTACGCGGGCAGCCGCGAGGACGAGATGGACGCCGCACAGCAGTCGGCGCGCCTGCGCCACGTCGCGGTCTTCTCCCCCCGCGTGGACCTCACCACGACGCTCTACCGCACGGGCACGCGCCGCAACTGGTACAAGCTGGACAAGGTGGACGGCGGGGTGTCGCCAGAGGCCTCGGCGGCCGGCATCGGCTCCATCCTGGCGAGCCCGGAGGATTATGCCGCCGAGCTGGCCGCACTTCGCGGCGCGCCTCTGGCGCAGGACGCCCGGCTGTACGTCAAGGCCAACAACCGGCGCTACTACTCCCAGGGCGTGCAGAGCGTGCTGGGCCTCCGCGTGGCGCCCCAGGCGCTGGTGGAGATCGGCGCGCGGCTCCACGCCGACGCGGAGGACCGCTTCCAGTGGGTGGACGGCTACTCCGTGGCAGGCGGCGCGTTGACGTTGGAGACCCCCGGCACGCCGGGGACGGACGCCAACCGCATCGAGCGGGCGCGTGCCGCGGCGGGCTTCGTGCAGGCCGAGATCGGCCTCGGGCGCCTGACGCTCACGCCGGGCGCGCGCATTGAGCACGTCCGCCTCTCGCGCGACGACTTCGGCGGCGCTGACGTGGACCGGACCGGCGCGGACCTCCGCCAGAGGGAAGACGTGGTCACGGCGCTGGTCCCCGGCCTGGCCGCCCAGGTGCGCGCGACGGACGCGCTCACGCTGTTCGCCGGCGCCCACCGCGGCTTCGCGCCGCCGGACTCCCGCCCGGAGTCCGAGCCCGAGTCCAGCCTCAACCTCGAAGCGGGCGCCCAGTTCGCCAGAGGCGCCGTCGACCTCGGCGCGACGGTCTACCGCAACGCCTACGCCAACCTGCTGGGCTCGGACGCGCTCGCCTCTGGCGGGACCGGATCGGGCGAGCTGTTCAACGGCGGCGAGGTCGACGCCTGGGGCGTGGAGACCACGCTGGGCACCGACGCCGCACGGGCGCTCGGTCTCGGAGGATGGGCGCTGCCGCTCCGCGTGGCCTACACCTACACCGAGGCGCGTTTCGCGACCAGCTTCGAGAGCGAGTTCGAAGGCTGGGGCGACGTGGAGACCGGCGACGCGCTGCCGTACCTCGCGCCGCACCGGCTGTTCGTAGAGCTCGCCGCCGAGCGCGGGCCTCTGGCGGCGAGCGTGGCGCTCACGTCCTCTAGCGCGATGCGCGCAACGGCCGGCCAGGGCGACATCCCGGCCGAGGAGCGCATCGGCGGCGCGACGGTCGTGGACGCCTCGCTGGAGTGGTCGGCGTTCCGCACGCGATCCGGCCGCGAGCTCTCGCTGTTCGCCAGAGGCCAGAACCTGACCGACGCCGTCTACGTGGCCGCGCGCCGCCCGGCGGGCCTCCGCCCGGGCCTGCCCCGCACGTTCGGCATCGGCATCCGCGGCCAGTTCTAG
- a CDS encoding MFS transporter — MTDSTARPGRLLGVLFLGTLLAALDIAIVGPALPALREAFALDERAVAWTFTAFVLANLVGLPFMAALADRVGRRTVYLADVALFAAGTLVVCLAPSFGVLLAGRVLQGLGASGIFPVASAVVGDTYPPEKRGRALGLLGAVFGLAFLIGPAIGGIMLAVASWRWLFALSLPLAAVVFALSARTVPNTRADVVRPLDALGIGLLALLLGSVVVGLGGLDTGAIGASLTQPIVWGPLALAAIMLPTFVWAERRAEAPLIRPGLIARRAVWIACGLAIGAGLIEATFVFLSAYAVEAFGVTKAQGSYLLLPLVGGVTLGSPLAGRMLDRIGPRPVVTAAMALVVIGLVTVAVAPGLGVHIAGTVALGAGLAGVLGSSLSYILLNEAKVEERTVAQGLSTLFISVGQLVGAALLGAAAASSSAPEAGYRTGFLLVAGVGAVLLVLARGLPARQRREA; from the coding sequence ATGACCGACTCCACCGCCCGCCCCGGCCGCCTTCTCGGCGTCCTGTTCCTCGGCACGCTACTCGCGGCGCTCGACATCGCCATCGTGGGCCCCGCGCTGCCGGCGCTGCGCGAGGCGTTCGCGCTGGACGAGCGCGCCGTCGCGTGGACCTTTACGGCGTTCGTGCTCGCCAACCTCGTCGGGCTCCCGTTTATGGCCGCGCTCGCGGACCGCGTCGGGCGCCGGACGGTCTATCTCGCGGACGTGGCGCTGTTCGCCGCCGGGACGCTCGTCGTCTGCCTCGCGCCGTCGTTCGGCGTGCTGCTGGCGGGACGCGTGCTCCAGGGGCTCGGCGCCAGCGGCATCTTCCCCGTGGCGAGCGCCGTTGTGGGCGATACCTACCCGCCGGAAAAGCGTGGGCGCGCGCTCGGGCTGCTCGGCGCCGTGTTCGGCCTCGCGTTCCTGATCGGCCCCGCGATCGGCGGGATCATGCTGGCCGTCGCGAGCTGGCGGTGGCTGTTCGCGCTCTCGCTGCCTCTGGCGGCGGTCGTCTTCGCGCTCAGCGCGCGGACCGTCCCCAACACCCGCGCCGACGTGGTGCGGCCGCTGGACGCGCTCGGCATAGGTCTGTTGGCGTTGCTGCTGGGCTCGGTCGTGGTCGGCCTGGGTGGGCTAGACACGGGCGCGATTGGCGCGAGCCTCACGCAGCCCATCGTGTGGGGGCCTCTGGCGCTGGCGGCGATCATGCTCCCCACGTTCGTGTGGGCCGAGCGGCGGGCCGAGGCGCCGCTGATCCGGCCGGGACTGATCGCGCGGCGCGCCGTGTGGATCGCCTGTGGCCTGGCCATCGGCGCCGGGTTGATCGAGGCGACGTTCGTCTTTCTCTCGGCCTACGCCGTCGAGGCGTTTGGCGTGACCAAGGCGCAGGGCTCGTACCTCTTGCTCCCGCTCGTGGGCGGCGTGACGCTGGGCTCGCCTCTGGCGGGGCGGATGCTGGACCGCATCGGGCCACGCCCGGTCGTGACCGCCGCGATGGCACTCGTCGTGATCGGGCTGGTGACGGTCGCGGTCGCGCCCGGCCTGGGCGTCCACATCGCGGGCACGGTCGCGCTCGGCGCCGGGCTGGCGGGCGTTCTCGGTTCGTCGCTGAGCTACATCCTGCTCAACGAGGCCAAGGTGGAAGAGCGGACCGTCGCCCAGGGGCTCTCGACGCTGTTCATCTCGGTCGGCCAACTGGTCGGCGCGGCCCTCCTGGGCGCGGCGGCGGCCTCGTCCTCGGCGCCAGAGGCCGGCTACCGGACGGGCTTCCTCCTCGTGGCGGGCGTGGGCGCCGTCCTCCTGGTCCTCGCCAGGGGGTTGCCGGCGCGCCAGAGGCGGGAGGCCTGA